Proteins co-encoded in one Colletes latitarsis isolate SP2378_abdomen chromosome 2, iyColLati1, whole genome shotgun sequence genomic window:
- the LOC143351617 gene encoding sex-lethal homolog isoform X5: MTDQREQQSQQQQQQPQHQQQHIKCEEPRTNLIINYLPQSMTEKDLYSLFVTIGPVESCRVMKDYKTGYSYGFGFVNYAKAEDAATAINTLNGLQVQNKRLKVSFARPSGEEIKETNLYVTNLPRNITESQIDDIFSKYGNIVQKNILKDKLTGLPRGVAFVRFDKREEAQEAIARLHGTIPEGGSEPLSVKIAEEHGKQKAAYYAGWQAGYNQSRGGGGGVSGGGRGRGIGGPPGMGMGISGGGGPGMIGRTGGFGPRGGPHGGFLGGSGGPGAMRMEKIHPHRFNPIGMGGGYVQSHFW; encoded by the exons ATGACGGATCAACGAGAACAGCAATcccagcaacagcagcaacaaccACAACATCAGCAACAGCATATTAAATGCGAAGAACCGAGGACAAATCTGATCATCAATTATCTTCCACAGAGTATGACAGAGAAGGATTTGTATAGTCTGTTTGTAACCATTGGACCTGTGGAATCTTGTCGTGTCATGAAAGATTATAAA ACCGGATATAGTTACGGTTTTGGATTTGTTAATTATGCAAAAGCTGAAGATGCAGCCACAGCTATAAACACTTTAAATGGACTACAGGTCCAGAACAAAAGGCTAAAAGTATCTTTTGCACGACCATCAGGAGAAGAGATCAAAGAAACTAATCTTTATGTTACAAATTTGCCAAG AAATATAACTGAGAGTCAAATTGACGACATATTTAGCAAATATGGAAATATCgtacagaaaaatattttaaaagacaAACTTACTGGATTACCTCGGGGTGTGGCATTTGTCAG ATTCGATAAGCGAGAAGAAGCACAAGAAGCAATTGCGCGGCTACATGGTACGATACCAGAAGGTGGATCGGAGCCACTTAGTGTAAAAATCGCGGAGGAACACGGAAAACAGAAGGCGGCGTACTACGCGGGCTGGCAAGCTGGGTACAACCAGAGTCGAG GTGGCGGCGGTGGCGTGAGCGGAGGAGGACGCGGCAGAGGCATCGGTGGTCCACCAGGAATGGGCATGGGCATTAGTGGAGGCGGTGGCCCCGGGATGATAGGCAGAACCGGTGGATTTGGGCCACGTGGCGGGCCACACGGTGGCTTTCTAGGCGGTAGCGGCGGTCCAGGTGCCATGAGAATGGAGAAGATTCACCCACACCGCTTCAACCCTATAGGCATGGGAGGCGGTTACGTCCAGTCGCATTTCTGGTGA
- the LOC143351617 gene encoding sex-lethal homolog isoform X10, whose product MNIHQQKEVTQSNVNPQVGWSTQQSQPQNSQPLETDRQQNQIAIQKVEQNSAELSKMTDQREQQSQQQQQQPQHQQQHIKCEEPRTNLIINYLPQSMTEKDLYSLFVTIGPVESCRVMKDYKTGYSYGFGFVNYAKAEDAATAINTLNGLQVQNKRLKVSFARPSGEEIKETNLYVTNLPRNITESQIDDIFSKYGNIVQKNILKDKLTGLPRGVAFVRFDKREEAQEAIARLHGTIPEGGSEPLSVKIAEEHGKQKAAYYAGWQAGYNQSRA is encoded by the exons ATGAACATTCACCAACAAAAAGAAGTTACGCAGAGCAACGTGAATCCTCAAGTAGG TTGGAGTACGCAGCAGTCACAGCCACAGAACTCTCAACCATTAGAAACCGATCGACAGCAGAATCAAATTGCAATCcaaaaagtggaacaaaattctGCAGAACTTTCCAAAATGACGGATCAACGAGAACAGCAATcccagcaacagcagcaacaaccACAACATCAGCAACAGCATATTAAATGCGAAGAACCGAGGACAAATCTGATCATCAATTATCTTCCACAGAGTATGACAGAGAAGGATTTGTATAGTCTGTTTGTAACCATTGGACCTGTGGAATCTTGTCGTGTCATGAAAGATTATAAA ACCGGATATAGTTACGGTTTTGGATTTGTTAATTATGCAAAAGCTGAAGATGCAGCCACAGCTATAAACACTTTAAATGGACTACAGGTCCAGAACAAAAGGCTAAAAGTATCTTTTGCACGACCATCAGGAGAAGAGATCAAAGAAACTAATCTTTATGTTACAAATTTGCCAAG AAATATAACTGAGAGTCAAATTGACGACATATTTAGCAAATATGGAAATATCgtacagaaaaatattttaaaagacaAACTTACTGGATTACCTCGGGGTGTGGCATTTGTCAG ATTCGATAAGCGAGAAGAAGCACAAGAAGCAATTGCGCGGCTACATGGTACGATACCAGAAGGTGGATCGGAGCCACTTAGTGTAAAAATCGCGGAGGAACACGGAAAACAGAAGGCGGCGTACTACGCGGGCTGGCAAGCTGGGTACAACCAGAGTCGAG CATAA
- the LOC143351617 gene encoding sex-lethal homolog isoform X3, whose translation MNIHQQKEVTQSNVNPQVGWSTQQSQPQNSQPLETDRQQNQIAIQKVEQNSAELSKMTDQREQQSQQQQQQPQHQQQHIKCEEPRTNLIINYLPQSMTEKDLYSLFVTIGPVESCRVMKDYKTGYSYGFGFVNYAKAEDAATAINTLNGLQVQNKRLKVSFARPSGEEIKETNLYVTNLPRNITESQIDDIFSKYGNIVQKNILKDKLTGLPRGVAFVRFDKREEAQEAIARLHGTIPEGGSEPLSVKIAEEHGKQKAAYYAGWQAGYNQSRGCCGLEISQRLAKRKQEGADSCCTNRDITLVDLGLRMTTADRENLRTLPSSRMSG comes from the exons ATGAACATTCACCAACAAAAAGAAGTTACGCAGAGCAACGTGAATCCTCAAGTAGG TTGGAGTACGCAGCAGTCACAGCCACAGAACTCTCAACCATTAGAAACCGATCGACAGCAGAATCAAATTGCAATCcaaaaagtggaacaaaattctGCAGAACTTTCCAAAATGACGGATCAACGAGAACAGCAATcccagcaacagcagcaacaaccACAACATCAGCAACAGCATATTAAATGCGAAGAACCGAGGACAAATCTGATCATCAATTATCTTCCACAGAGTATGACAGAGAAGGATTTGTATAGTCTGTTTGTAACCATTGGACCTGTGGAATCTTGTCGTGTCATGAAAGATTATAAA ACCGGATATAGTTACGGTTTTGGATTTGTTAATTATGCAAAAGCTGAAGATGCAGCCACAGCTATAAACACTTTAAATGGACTACAGGTCCAGAACAAAAGGCTAAAAGTATCTTTTGCACGACCATCAGGAGAAGAGATCAAAGAAACTAATCTTTATGTTACAAATTTGCCAAG AAATATAACTGAGAGTCAAATTGACGACATATTTAGCAAATATGGAAATATCgtacagaaaaatattttaaaagacaAACTTACTGGATTACCTCGGGGTGTGGCATTTGTCAG ATTCGATAAGCGAGAAGAAGCACAAGAAGCAATTGCGCGGCTACATGGTACGATACCAGAAGGTGGATCGGAGCCACTTAGTGTAAAAATCGCGGAGGAACACGGAAAACAGAAGGCGGCGTACTACGCGGGCTGGCAAGCTGGGTACAACCAGAGTCGAG GATGCTGCGGTCTAGAGATTAGCCAGCGACTCGCGAAGAGGAAACAGGAAGGGGCGGATAGCTGCTGCACGAACCGAGATATCACCTTGGTAGATTTAGGTTTAAGGATGACGACCGCTGATAGGGAAAACCTAAGAACGCTTCCTTCTTCAAGAATGTCGGGCTAA
- the LOC143351617 gene encoding sex-lethal homolog isoform X9 produces the protein MNIHQQKEVTQSNVNPQVGWSTQQSQPQNSQPLETDRQQNQIAIQKVEQNSAELSKMTDQREQQSQQQQQQPQHQQQHIKCEEPRTNLIINYLPQSMTEKDLYSLFVTIGPVESCRVMKDYKTGYSYGFGFVNYAKAEDAATAINTLNGLQVQNKRLKVSFARPSGEEIKETNLYVTNLPRNITESQIDDIFSKYGNIVQKNILKDKLTGLPRGVAFVRFDKREEAQEAIARLHGTIPEGGSEPLSVKIAEEHGKQKAAYYAGWQAGYNQSRDMAASKSKYSED, from the exons ATGAACATTCACCAACAAAAAGAAGTTACGCAGAGCAACGTGAATCCTCAAGTAGG TTGGAGTACGCAGCAGTCACAGCCACAGAACTCTCAACCATTAGAAACCGATCGACAGCAGAATCAAATTGCAATCcaaaaagtggaacaaaattctGCAGAACTTTCCAAAATGACGGATCAACGAGAACAGCAATcccagcaacagcagcaacaaccACAACATCAGCAACAGCATATTAAATGCGAAGAACCGAGGACAAATCTGATCATCAATTATCTTCCACAGAGTATGACAGAGAAGGATTTGTATAGTCTGTTTGTAACCATTGGACCTGTGGAATCTTGTCGTGTCATGAAAGATTATAAA ACCGGATATAGTTACGGTTTTGGATTTGTTAATTATGCAAAAGCTGAAGATGCAGCCACAGCTATAAACACTTTAAATGGACTACAGGTCCAGAACAAAAGGCTAAAAGTATCTTTTGCACGACCATCAGGAGAAGAGATCAAAGAAACTAATCTTTATGTTACAAATTTGCCAAG AAATATAACTGAGAGTCAAATTGACGACATATTTAGCAAATATGGAAATATCgtacagaaaaatattttaaaagacaAACTTACTGGATTACCTCGGGGTGTGGCATTTGTCAG ATTCGATAAGCGAGAAGAAGCACAAGAAGCAATTGCGCGGCTACATGGTACGATACCAGAAGGTGGATCGGAGCCACTTAGTGTAAAAATCGCGGAGGAACACGGAAAACAGAAGGCGGCGTACTACGCGGGCTGGCAAGCTGGGTACAACCAGAGTCGAG ATATGGCTGCATCTAAATCAAAGTACAGCGAAGATTGA
- the LOC143351617 gene encoding sex-lethal homolog isoform X4, which produces MNIHQQKEVTQSNVNPQVGWSTQQSQPQNSQPLETDRQQNQIAIQKVEQNSAELSKMTDQREQQSQQQQQQPQHQQQHIKCEEPRTNLIINYLPQSMTEKDLYSLFVTIGPVESCRVMKDYKTGYSYGFGFVNYAKAEDAATAINTLNGLQVQNKRLKVSFARPSGEEIKETNLYVTNLPRNITESQIDDIFSKYGNIVQKNILKDKLTGLPRGVAFVRFDKREEAQEAIARLHGTIPEGGSEPLSVKIAEEHGKQKAAYYAGWQAGYNQSRGLKVFLWPPNEQHHGATISQEMHQLPRSPGIEEGR; this is translated from the exons ATGAACATTCACCAACAAAAAGAAGTTACGCAGAGCAACGTGAATCCTCAAGTAGG TTGGAGTACGCAGCAGTCACAGCCACAGAACTCTCAACCATTAGAAACCGATCGACAGCAGAATCAAATTGCAATCcaaaaagtggaacaaaattctGCAGAACTTTCCAAAATGACGGATCAACGAGAACAGCAATcccagcaacagcagcaacaaccACAACATCAGCAACAGCATATTAAATGCGAAGAACCGAGGACAAATCTGATCATCAATTATCTTCCACAGAGTATGACAGAGAAGGATTTGTATAGTCTGTTTGTAACCATTGGACCTGTGGAATCTTGTCGTGTCATGAAAGATTATAAA ACCGGATATAGTTACGGTTTTGGATTTGTTAATTATGCAAAAGCTGAAGATGCAGCCACAGCTATAAACACTTTAAATGGACTACAGGTCCAGAACAAAAGGCTAAAAGTATCTTTTGCACGACCATCAGGAGAAGAGATCAAAGAAACTAATCTTTATGTTACAAATTTGCCAAG AAATATAACTGAGAGTCAAATTGACGACATATTTAGCAAATATGGAAATATCgtacagaaaaatattttaaaagacaAACTTACTGGATTACCTCGGGGTGTGGCATTTGTCAG ATTCGATAAGCGAGAAGAAGCACAAGAAGCAATTGCGCGGCTACATGGTACGATACCAGAAGGTGGATCGGAGCCACTTAGTGTAAAAATCGCGGAGGAACACGGAAAACAGAAGGCGGCGTACTACGCGGGCTGGCAAGCTGGGTACAACCAGAGTCGAG ggttaaaggtTTTCCTCTGGCCACCAAACGAGCAGCACCATGGTGCCACGATTAGCCAAGAAATGCACCAACTTCCTCGATCACCGGGCATAGAAGAGGGGCGCTAG
- the LOC143351617 gene encoding sex-lethal homolog isoform X7, whose product MNIHQQKEVTQSNVNPQVGWSTQQSQPQNSQPLETDRQQNQIAIQKVEQNSAELSKMTDQREQQSQQQQQQPQHQQQHIKCEEPRTNLIINYLPQSMTEKDLYSLFVTIGPVESCRVMKDYKTGYSYGFGFVNYAKAEDAATAINTLNGLQVQNKRLKVSFARPSGEEIKETNLYVTNLPRNITESQIDDIFSKYGNIVQKNILKDKLTGLPRGVAFVRFDKREEAQEAIARLHGTIPEGGSEPLSVKIAEEHGKQKAAYYAGWQAGYNQSRGERLYSTRNKYQRYAHYLY is encoded by the exons ATGAACATTCACCAACAAAAAGAAGTTACGCAGAGCAACGTGAATCCTCAAGTAGG TTGGAGTACGCAGCAGTCACAGCCACAGAACTCTCAACCATTAGAAACCGATCGACAGCAGAATCAAATTGCAATCcaaaaagtggaacaaaattctGCAGAACTTTCCAAAATGACGGATCAACGAGAACAGCAATcccagcaacagcagcaacaaccACAACATCAGCAACAGCATATTAAATGCGAAGAACCGAGGACAAATCTGATCATCAATTATCTTCCACAGAGTATGACAGAGAAGGATTTGTATAGTCTGTTTGTAACCATTGGACCTGTGGAATCTTGTCGTGTCATGAAAGATTATAAA ACCGGATATAGTTACGGTTTTGGATTTGTTAATTATGCAAAAGCTGAAGATGCAGCCACAGCTATAAACACTTTAAATGGACTACAGGTCCAGAACAAAAGGCTAAAAGTATCTTTTGCACGACCATCAGGAGAAGAGATCAAAGAAACTAATCTTTATGTTACAAATTTGCCAAG AAATATAACTGAGAGTCAAATTGACGACATATTTAGCAAATATGGAAATATCgtacagaaaaatattttaaaagacaAACTTACTGGATTACCTCGGGGTGTGGCATTTGTCAG ATTCGATAAGCGAGAAGAAGCACAAGAAGCAATTGCGCGGCTACATGGTACGATACCAGAAGGTGGATCGGAGCCACTTAGTGTAAAAATCGCGGAGGAACACGGAAAACAGAAGGCGGCGTACTACGCGGGCTGGCAAGCTGGGTACAACCAGAGTCGAG GAGAACGTCTGTATTCGACCAGGAATAAATACCAGCGTTATGCGCATTACCTTTACTAA
- the LOC143351617 gene encoding sex-lethal homolog isoform X8, with amino-acid sequence MNIHQQKEVTQSNVNPQVGWSTQQSQPQNSQPLETDRQQNQIAIQKVEQNSAELSKMTDQREQQSQQQQQQPQHQQQHIKCEEPRTNLIINYLPQSMTEKDLYSLFVTIGPVESCRVMKDYKTGYSYGFGFVNYAKAEDAATAINTLNGLQVQNKRLKVSFARPSGEEIKETNLYVTNLPRNITESQIDDIFSKYGNIVQKNILKDKLTGLPRGVAFVRFDKREEAQEAIARLHGTIPEGGSEPLSVKIAEEHGKQKAAYYAGWQAGYNQSRGFPLATKRAAPWCHD; translated from the exons ATGAACATTCACCAACAAAAAGAAGTTACGCAGAGCAACGTGAATCCTCAAGTAGG TTGGAGTACGCAGCAGTCACAGCCACAGAACTCTCAACCATTAGAAACCGATCGACAGCAGAATCAAATTGCAATCcaaaaagtggaacaaaattctGCAGAACTTTCCAAAATGACGGATCAACGAGAACAGCAATcccagcaacagcagcaacaaccACAACATCAGCAACAGCATATTAAATGCGAAGAACCGAGGACAAATCTGATCATCAATTATCTTCCACAGAGTATGACAGAGAAGGATTTGTATAGTCTGTTTGTAACCATTGGACCTGTGGAATCTTGTCGTGTCATGAAAGATTATAAA ACCGGATATAGTTACGGTTTTGGATTTGTTAATTATGCAAAAGCTGAAGATGCAGCCACAGCTATAAACACTTTAAATGGACTACAGGTCCAGAACAAAAGGCTAAAAGTATCTTTTGCACGACCATCAGGAGAAGAGATCAAAGAAACTAATCTTTATGTTACAAATTTGCCAAG AAATATAACTGAGAGTCAAATTGACGACATATTTAGCAAATATGGAAATATCgtacagaaaaatattttaaaagacaAACTTACTGGATTACCTCGGGGTGTGGCATTTGTCAG ATTCGATAAGCGAGAAGAAGCACAAGAAGCAATTGCGCGGCTACATGGTACGATACCAGAAGGTGGATCGGAGCCACTTAGTGTAAAAATCGCGGAGGAACACGGAAAACAGAAGGCGGCGTACTACGCGGGCTGGCAAGCTGGGTACAACCAGAGTCGAG gtTTTCCTCTGGCCACCAAACGAGCAGCACCATGGTGCCACGATTAG
- the LOC143351617 gene encoding sex-lethal homolog isoform X6, whose translation MNIHQQKEVTQSNVNPQVGWSTQQSQPQNSQPLETDRQQNQIAIQKVEQNSAELSKMTDQREQQSQQQQQQPQHQQQHIKCEEPRTNLIINYLPQSMTEKDLYSLFVTIGPVESCRVMKDYKTGYSYGFGFVNYAKAEDAATAINTLNGLQVQNKRLKVSFARPSGEEIKETNLYVTNLPRNITESQIDDIFSKYGNIVQKNILKDKLTGLPRGVAFVRFDKREEAQEAIARLHGTIPEGGSEPLSVKIAEEHGKQKAAYYAGWQAGYNQSRVIPVQRVKGFPLATKRAAPWCHD comes from the exons ATGAACATTCACCAACAAAAAGAAGTTACGCAGAGCAACGTGAATCCTCAAGTAGG TTGGAGTACGCAGCAGTCACAGCCACAGAACTCTCAACCATTAGAAACCGATCGACAGCAGAATCAAATTGCAATCcaaaaagtggaacaaaattctGCAGAACTTTCCAAAATGACGGATCAACGAGAACAGCAATcccagcaacagcagcaacaaccACAACATCAGCAACAGCATATTAAATGCGAAGAACCGAGGACAAATCTGATCATCAATTATCTTCCACAGAGTATGACAGAGAAGGATTTGTATAGTCTGTTTGTAACCATTGGACCTGTGGAATCTTGTCGTGTCATGAAAGATTATAAA ACCGGATATAGTTACGGTTTTGGATTTGTTAATTATGCAAAAGCTGAAGATGCAGCCACAGCTATAAACACTTTAAATGGACTACAGGTCCAGAACAAAAGGCTAAAAGTATCTTTTGCACGACCATCAGGAGAAGAGATCAAAGAAACTAATCTTTATGTTACAAATTTGCCAAG AAATATAACTGAGAGTCAAATTGACGACATATTTAGCAAATATGGAAATATCgtacagaaaaatattttaaaagacaAACTTACTGGATTACCTCGGGGTGTGGCATTTGTCAG ATTCGATAAGCGAGAAGAAGCACAAGAAGCAATTGCGCGGCTACATGGTACGATACCAGAAGGTGGATCGGAGCCACTTAGTGTAAAAATCGCGGAGGAACACGGAAAACAGAAGGCGGCGTACTACGCGGGCTGGCAAGCTGGGTACAACCAGAGTCGAG TGATCcctgtgcaaagggttaaaggtTTTCCTCTGGCCACCAAACGAGCAGCACCATGGTGCCACGATTAG
- the LOC143351620 gene encoding uncharacterized protein LOC143351620 — protein MRPDSRSVSFTFHRDVLSVKNSPEISKDSKNLRQRLQDRFEKEKSNDSNKEKTLKEKQTGDRSWNNLSLGNMSADSRRALRSGAEKLSKTISSVRTTFGTISQKFRSSTRRRQRLEEQQSPNSMCKMQTPQTRSRQLLGRTPTKLYSPFGIESPRHAWDKENKETPLHAPTGINTRYIQCRQFRFTRKGFSVLR, from the exons ATGCGACCGGATTCGCGTAGCGTTTCGTTTACGTTTCACCGGGACGTTCTGAGTGTCAAAAATTCACCGGAGATATCGAAagattcgaaaaatttaagaCAACGCCTTCAGGATCGTTTTGAAAAAGAGAAGTCCAATGATTCGAACAAAGAGAAAACATTAAAAGAGAAACAAACAGGCGATCGAAGCTGGAATAATTTATCGCTTGGAAATATGTCAGCAGATTCTAGACGTGCTCTGCGGAGCGGAGCCGAGAAATTGTCCAAAACGATATCTTCCGTCCGCACAACATTTGGAACCATCTCGCAG AAATTTAGAAGTTCAACACGCAGGCGGCAGAGACTGGAAGAGCAGCAATCGCCAAATAGTATGTGCAAGATGCAAACTCCTCAAACACGCTCGCGTCAGCTTCTAGGACGTACACCGACAAAGCTTTATAGTCCTTTCGGCATTGAATCACCCAGGCATGCATGGgataaagaaaataaagaaactcCGTTACATGCGCCTACAGGAATTAACACACGTTATATTCAGTGCAGGCAATTCCGTTTTACAAGGAAAGGATTCTCTGTGTTGAGATAA
- the LOC143351617 gene encoding uncharacterized protein LOC143351617 isoform X1 encodes MNIHQQKEVTQSNVNPQVGWSTQQSQPQNSQPLETDRQQNQIAIQKVEQNSAELSKMTDQREQQSQQQQQQPQHQQQHIKCEEPRTNLIINYLPQSMTEKDLYSLFVTIGPVESCRVMKDYKTGYSYGFGFVNYAKAEDAATAINTLNGLQVQNKRLKVSFARPSGEEIKETNLYVTNLPRNITESQIDDIFSKYGNIVQKNILKDKLTGLPRGVAFVRFDKREEAQEAIARLHGTIPEGGSEPLSVKIAEEHGKQKAAYYAGWQAGYNQSRGGGGGVSGGGRGRGIGGPPGMGMGISGGGGPGMIGRTGGFGPRGGPHGGFLGGSGGPGAMRMEKIHPHRFNPIGMGGGYVQSHFW; translated from the exons ATGAACATTCACCAACAAAAAGAAGTTACGCAGAGCAACGTGAATCCTCAAGTAGG TTGGAGTACGCAGCAGTCACAGCCACAGAACTCTCAACCATTAGAAACCGATCGACAGCAGAATCAAATTGCAATCcaaaaagtggaacaaaattctGCAGAACTTTCCAAAATGACGGATCAACGAGAACAGCAATcccagcaacagcagcaacaaccACAACATCAGCAACAGCATATTAAATGCGAAGAACCGAGGACAAATCTGATCATCAATTATCTTCCACAGAGTATGACAGAGAAGGATTTGTATAGTCTGTTTGTAACCATTGGACCTGTGGAATCTTGTCGTGTCATGAAAGATTATAAA ACCGGATATAGTTACGGTTTTGGATTTGTTAATTATGCAAAAGCTGAAGATGCAGCCACAGCTATAAACACTTTAAATGGACTACAGGTCCAGAACAAAAGGCTAAAAGTATCTTTTGCACGACCATCAGGAGAAGAGATCAAAGAAACTAATCTTTATGTTACAAATTTGCCAAG AAATATAACTGAGAGTCAAATTGACGACATATTTAGCAAATATGGAAATATCgtacagaaaaatattttaaaagacaAACTTACTGGATTACCTCGGGGTGTGGCATTTGTCAG ATTCGATAAGCGAGAAGAAGCACAAGAAGCAATTGCGCGGCTACATGGTACGATACCAGAAGGTGGATCGGAGCCACTTAGTGTAAAAATCGCGGAGGAACACGGAAAACAGAAGGCGGCGTACTACGCGGGCTGGCAAGCTGGGTACAACCAGAGTCGAG GTGGCGGCGGTGGCGTGAGCGGAGGAGGACGCGGCAGAGGCATCGGTGGTCCACCAGGAATGGGCATGGGCATTAGTGGAGGCGGTGGCCCCGGGATGATAGGCAGAACCGGTGGATTTGGGCCACGTGGCGGGCCACACGGTGGCTTTCTAGGCGGTAGCGGCGGTCCAGGTGCCATGAGAATGGAGAAGATTCACCCACACCGCTTCAACCCTATAGGCATGGGAGGCGGTTACGTCCAGTCGCATTTCTGGTGA
- the LOC143351617 gene encoding sex-lethal homolog isoform X2, with protein sequence MVSLGYISWSTQQSQPQNSQPLETDRQQNQIAIQKVEQNSAELSKMTDQREQQSQQQQQQPQHQQQHIKCEEPRTNLIINYLPQSMTEKDLYSLFVTIGPVESCRVMKDYKTGYSYGFGFVNYAKAEDAATAINTLNGLQVQNKRLKVSFARPSGEEIKETNLYVTNLPRNITESQIDDIFSKYGNIVQKNILKDKLTGLPRGVAFVRFDKREEAQEAIARLHGTIPEGGSEPLSVKIAEEHGKQKAAYYAGWQAGYNQSRGGGGGVSGGGRGRGIGGPPGMGMGISGGGGPGMIGRTGGFGPRGGPHGGFLGGSGGPGAMRMEKIHPHRFNPIGMGGGYVQSHFW encoded by the exons ATGGTTTCGCTGGGATATATCAGTTGGAGTACGCAGCAGTCACAGCCACAGAACTCTCAACCATTAGAAACCGATCGACAGCAGAATCAAATTGCAATCcaaaaagtggaacaaaattctGCAGAACTTTCCAAAATGACGGATCAACGAGAACAGCAATcccagcaacagcagcaacaaccACAACATCAGCAACAGCATATTAAATGCGAAGAACCGAGGACAAATCTGATCATCAATTATCTTCCACAGAGTATGACAGAGAAGGATTTGTATAGTCTGTTTGTAACCATTGGACCTGTGGAATCTTGTCGTGTCATGAAAGATTATAAA ACCGGATATAGTTACGGTTTTGGATTTGTTAATTATGCAAAAGCTGAAGATGCAGCCACAGCTATAAACACTTTAAATGGACTACAGGTCCAGAACAAAAGGCTAAAAGTATCTTTTGCACGACCATCAGGAGAAGAGATCAAAGAAACTAATCTTTATGTTACAAATTTGCCAAG AAATATAACTGAGAGTCAAATTGACGACATATTTAGCAAATATGGAAATATCgtacagaaaaatattttaaaagacaAACTTACTGGATTACCTCGGGGTGTGGCATTTGTCAG ATTCGATAAGCGAGAAGAAGCACAAGAAGCAATTGCGCGGCTACATGGTACGATACCAGAAGGTGGATCGGAGCCACTTAGTGTAAAAATCGCGGAGGAACACGGAAAACAGAAGGCGGCGTACTACGCGGGCTGGCAAGCTGGGTACAACCAGAGTCGAG GTGGCGGCGGTGGCGTGAGCGGAGGAGGACGCGGCAGAGGCATCGGTGGTCCACCAGGAATGGGCATGGGCATTAGTGGAGGCGGTGGCCCCGGGATGATAGGCAGAACCGGTGGATTTGGGCCACGTGGCGGGCCACACGGTGGCTTTCTAGGCGGTAGCGGCGGTCCAGGTGCCATGAGAATGGAGAAGATTCACCCACACCGCTTCAACCCTATAGGCATGGGAGGCGGTTACGTCCAGTCGCATTTCTGGTGA